TTCAGTATCACTTCAGTATTTTCCTGACTTTTTTGTCAGCGAAAACCAAAACATAACATAAATTACATGATCACAAAAACCTAAAATTGAATAGTTATAAGaccaaaataaaaaatggaCAAACGTAGAGGACTATTATCTAACAAAAAACGGCAGGACTGTTACGTTGCTGCAAGTATAGGATTATTCATTTCACAAATcaggtatatatatatgatcagaaccataaaacttttattttacacTTACAAAGTTGAAGTCCACTGTAATTTTGGCACCAAATTCTTCATGGAATCCAAACAAAGCCAAATCACTTATTAACCACTCTACAATTTTTCCTTATTTCACCATCATCTCCAGTAAGAACACCAATATTACCCATCTTTGTCATTGACACCCCAAAGTCCTTGAAGAAAATAAAAGGGTATTTACTATAATTTAACACCAAGGCAGCAGTCTTATTGTCACTCATCAGAGTTTGATCCGACAGTAAAATGCCGGAGCTGTTCACCAGATTCTTGAAGTAGCTGTTGTCGAACTTGCTTGAAGTAGCAGAATCCAAAGGAACCAAGTTGGAGTTAGAATCATCTTGATTCTGGCAAACACTCCGTAAACTGGTCAGTAGTGATTCATCCAGAATCGGATCGGGGTTACCAGCTCCATCAAAGTTGAAGAGCCTCGATTTAAATGTGAAACATTGAGCAAATCCAATGGAGTGGCCACCTGAATGCATATATTGATCAAATATCTACCAACACATGGAGGATTCATTGACCCGTGAATATATAAATAGATTTGCATGCAATAGATCCTTTACCTTaggaaatttgattttttttttcaattttatttctaTATATTTGTCTCTTTACGATTTTGATAATccgtcaaatttcaattttattttgacatccttgttttgttttgcttttgtttttttaattttaattattttcttcgACGTGGTGCTAATATGACGTTGATATAACATTGTGTGCCGTGACATGTCAAATTGTTGatgaaaaataactaaaatatctaaaaatttaaatatataaagtaCCATGGAAACCAAAATTGCAACTAAAAAAATCTGCACGACAAAAATTGcaattttgtcaaaaaaaaaaatttttgaccTCAAGTTCATGCACGTAGCTATCTTGAGCTGCGAACTCATAAGGACGCTAAACTCATAACATTTTTTCAAGACAAGATTTCGCACCTGACAGCACGACTACGTCTTTCGAATCAAGACCCTTGGAGATGAACTTTGCAGTGATATTCCCCAAGGACTCAAAAGGTGATGGGAGGTCTGTGTTAGCTGCGGTCTCATTCGCTGTTACGCCATCTCGACGGCCCAAGGGCACAAACCAAAATGGCCCGCCGGCCTAATGAATCAATAGACACGATCAGGTTCTTCATAAAGAGTTTTGATGCTACAAATTTGTTAAAGCACTAGAAAATTTGTGAGCTTTTACCAGAGATACAGCATCTCTAGCAGCAAGAGTCAATATATCCGAACAAGAGACGGTGGATGGGCAAGCTTTCTCAACATTGGCTTTTATTGCGTCAATGACTTCAAATCCACGGACCGAATTCCGATTAGGAGACGCATTCTTCTCCCCCTTGAAATCGATGCTCTCGTCAAGCAAGATAGATCCTTCACAACCCTAAACACCTCGAAGGCAAAAAAAAATAGCTAGAGACATCACTGACATGTAGTTAGTTTAAAACTAATGTGACATCTTGAAATCATTTCATTAATGATCCAAAATTGTCAAATAATTGATTGAGTGTGGTTTTTGTACACGTGGAAATTCACttgattaatattattattttatattttttactgATACAAGAGAAACTCTAGTGAACATTacagaaatatttaaaaatcgtGAGCTGAAGTCGTTACATTAACAAAACAGTCATGGAAATGCAAGCGCAAAATAGACGCAGCGAGCCTTGTTTCGTTGGCTATAGCCGACCAAACTCCCCGTCTGACAATCTTAGTCAAGTTTGGACATGTAGTATCATAAAATTTGTAATCCAGTTGACCATAACCAGCAGAAAGCAAGAGGAAAAGGCAAAGAACAGCTGAAAATGCAGAAGAACTACGACTCATATTTTGAAAGGAATGGAACAACCAAGATTTTCAAAATTGAAACATGAGTAGTACACAGGAGAATCAGGAATTTATAAGAGAACACAATGTGCTAGTTTGTTCTCTAGAGAGTGACAAAGCCACTGAAGATGTCCCTTTCACTTAAGTTTGGTGAAAGTCCGCAAGTTCTCAGTGGGTAGAGAAACCAACCAAATCCACGTTAGCAAAAATCAGAATTCTATAGCCTCCAATAAGCGTTTCCTATAGAAGATTTAAGTAATAAAGGGTGCACTTATGGTAGACTCATGTTGACTATGGAACTATTTCGCTAGAAATGGAATTTGCCGTCACTTTCCTTTTCGTCTAGAAACAGCTTGTGCtgagagggggggggggggggggggggggggtggaaACGTTCAATTTTGGGGAAGAAGTAATATTTGTTTTGTATATATACGTATTGCAATTATTTTGGTTCTCTGTGTTAAAATTAAGATTAATACatgtatcttttaatttttgacaaatttaatcattttccgTTGTTAGTTTGTACAACGTTGCACACGGTGGATGCGAAATTGGCGCTATACTACATTAGCATAATGTCTGAAAAATGACTAGAATCACAAAAGAAAAGTAAGACAGAAATTCGACTACATAGATTACCAAAATcgcaaaaaaaaaatcgaaatcaCCAATTTTCCTTGAAATTATTATATCTCACAAAAAGCAATCTTTTGTTACtcctaaaaaatatatatattttaaataatcaagataTGGAAGGTTTATTAGTGCATTTTCATCTATTCTTGGCCTTTTGCTTCTACTTTCTGTTGGTTTGTAGGAGATAAGTTAAATTAATCCTCACAATTTCACTTGTACAACCTCGACCAGAGAACTTCTAGCTTAGCCTAACGATGATAGAATTAAGGTGGTGGAACCTAGCTTCGCATGTTAAATCCCAAGTTGAAGTAAATAAGTATGCCATTGTAACAGGAAACTAATTTTTGTTGGTCTTCtccaattttgaattttaatcggtcaagtttttaaattttgattttgatatacTAACTTTTAATTTTGAGTTATTTTAGTCAAATTGCTAACGTGGCATCAGACAACCATGTCAGTACTTCGACGAAATTAGGACGGAAagccaaaaaaatttaaagttagTCGATCAAAACCCCAAATTTTGAAAACTTGAtggatcaataaaatatttttccctttGTAATTCCTTTTTTTTAATCGTAAATCAAAATGTATTACTCAAAAATGACATATACTTCAGCGGCCTAAAAGGACTGAAATCATCAGATAAATCATACATGTTCTCATCAATGTAAAACTTGTTTTATTCATCAAACTGCTACTACAGCATATATATATTTCCCAATTAACCAACACTTTGGCAAAACAAAAATTCGTGTTTTCTTCCATTCATATTAACGTATTCGACTTCGTGAAATTCCGGTGCCAAATCGGCCTGATTTCAGAATTTATTCAAACAAATATAAGACCTTATTTAAAAAGAGGATCTTGTCATAATTTGAGTTTCAAATCTTTCAAATGCAAATTTAAATATTCCATTGCCAAATGATAACTATgcccaaataaaataaatcagttTAACGGTCTTAAGTCAAAAGGAAAAAGAAACCATCACTAAGTTAAAACAGTGCAAAATGAGGTCAGCCGCTATCAAATTAACCTTATAAGTCAAAAGTTGTATCCACTGAGTGGAAAAATATCACCACTTTTACGGATCAAGACAAGTTTGAAAATGATCAGATCATCAAACGATATTGtccaaaaaatatgaaattcaaGCCTCGCACCCACCAATTGCCCAACACTAAGCTTTTCTTTGCGGGGAGTTGGTGTGATACTCGATAAACATCTCGAAATTGTTCAAATTTGATCGCTAGGTTTGATTTTCATGAGTAGTGCAATTTTTTACATTGTGAGACATGGCCCTAAGTGTCTTTTCGTTTTTGGTAAAGTGAGCATCCCTTGATTTTCATGCAACTAATGTAGTTTATGCGATCAAAAGGATTCCACTTTGGCATTTGAGTCTCCTATTTTGTACCGTTGGGGTTGTTTTCAAGTACAAGTAAATTAATTGTTCGAGTTAAACACTGCCATAAAGAGAGGGTAACCAAGTGATGCATTATCTCACCCAGGAGTAGTGGTGTTCATCCGTCGATTCGATTAGATTttcgattttttatttttcggtcttacaaatatataatccgatattcgaatcattttttttctattcggttcggttcggttcggttcggttcggttttttACCGAAATAGTTTGGTTATTTCATTCAGTTATTTTGGTTTTGatacaattatttaaattaataagttAAATATATTGTACATCATTTCTtagtaaaacatttaaatataaagtctaaataaattatataaacaacaatcaactaaatattattcaaaataattcatcatTCACTAATATcatctcaaaaaatatataataaaagtaaaaatatcaatttaatgaaatttcggttttttcgaTCTGTTTAGTTTTGACATGTATAATTCGAAATCGAACCAAATAAATTTCGGTTTTAACATTTATATCCGAATTATAAAATTTGGTTTTTGGTTCGATTAAGTGTTATTTTTTGCGGTTTGAATTTTcagttttttcaattttatgcCAACGAGAGATTCATTCATAAACCTTGCCCAAGGCAGGCAGGGCACCACTTGTGGGTCCGGCtccaattaatttttaaaaattattattataattattataaaaaaaaacacaccCCGACCACAATTCAGAAATCACGCATATTGGGCCATCTTCAACCCATAAATCTATTTTGGTGCAGCAGAAACTGCAccaaaatagtgcagtttctgCCCCAAATATAACATTTATCTCCAACCCATTTACTCCAAATCTTACACTAAAAAATATATTCCtagaatattctttttatttactatttatttataaatttaacaatataattataattaatgttaacattagtattataattataattttatttttattaatagctaaatttatttatttgatttttatatatattaattctaATATTTATAATACGAATTAATACAAATGCTTCATTATTAAAATTGACATAATTTTAATACAATTAACTCACAGTCAGATATCCAGACACCAAATACTCCAATTTCAGGTTCTCCTGGATTATCTccgttttcaattaatttaagtagtgaTGAAAATGCAGGCGGCACTTCATCCCAGCGACCTCTTGGTGTTAAAAAatctaaactaaataaaaaaaaggaCGACAATGTGTTGGAATTGATGTCTACAATGAAAGAAGGGCATCTCGATCTTATAAATGTATTACAAAAAGGATCCACTGAAATTCAACAAAGTTATGAGATGAAACTCCTAACATTACAAAATGAGCAGCTCAAATTAGcaaatcaacaaaaaaaaattgaaactaGGCAACAACAAATAGCATTAGCAACCCTTCAAGAGGAGAATAAAGTTTTGTACATGGATTTAAGCACGATAGGTGATCCAGAAATGCACGAAATTGTTCGAAAGGAACgaaccaaaattttgaaaaaaagaaatgaagaacaTGGACAACACGAAAATGATACATTTGGGAAATATTTTGGTGATTTTGGAAGATCGGGATCTAATTTAGGAGATTATTGATCATCTACattgtttttcatttttatgtttttattcgCATTGTTATATTTGTAATTTTCAATTATGTATTACCTTCGAATTTGTATTCCAATTATGTATTATCTTTGTATTTTGTATTTCAATTGGgtattgtaattttaatttcaaattttgctGTTGGTTTTTCtgatattttatcaattatatatttacgAGAGTTCAAaatgtcaaaaataaaataaaaaactataaatatttttataaattttctaatataattataattaatttttttgtgttttaatttttattatgaattatattttatatcaacacgatttaattttattcattaattatataataatattattaaaaatatttaatgcatatttataataaataaaaaacattaaaaaaattaaaaaaaataaaaaaaataaaaaaatggccCAAACCCAGCGCCAGTTTCTCCTCTGCGCCAAATTTGGCGCAGAGGTTGGCGCAGAGGAGGGAGGTCCGTTGGAGCAAAAACTCTGTGCGATCATAGCGTTTATGATAGTGCAGGGTTGGAGTTGCTATTACATTCCATAGCCCAATCCCATCACTAATCGTCATTAATTCAATTCCGAACACAATCGTCATTAATTCCCCCACGATAGAAATATAAATTCGGTTGTTGATGCCAACATCATGTTCTGCTATTCGGTCATTAATAcccttttaaaattatataaatactttattttcatttaataaaaaatatcataaatatatattttattaaatttatatctTCTTTTATCACTACCATATCCATATTCTAAAAATTTTCAaactattaaaatattttatttaatctttattcaaacttttgaatttttaaatgattgtatcattcataatataaaattttattataaaaaattattaaattaaaacaacaaaaaaatatatttcgtGTACAATAATTATCCCTGTTAAAAGAGCGATTGAACCGTGATTTTTGAGCTGTTGTGTGGTTTAAAAAAGTTGAGTTGCACTATTACCTGATGCTGGATAGAGTCAATAGATTATTTCCCTATTTCTAGGTGGAATTTTATTTTGTACATATTGTAAGACATTTAGGTTGAGATTGATGTAAAATTTTCTTGTGGATATATGGTATAATAATGCAATAGAATATTATTTGGGCAGCGATTGATAAAagagaataattaattttgaatgaaaagagaataattaattttgatatttcttATTGTGGACAAAAATATTCCATTTGAATTGAAGTACAAgagatattataaaataaagtcTAGAACAGTGaatcatttgattttttttgtttataccAAACATTTCATATAATTTATTCATAACTTATCTCTTTctctaaaaaaaattgttcataattatttaaatttcatctcACGTGAAATGTCACATCTGTGCCTTAAGTTAAATATTCacaatttataatatatattatttaacaacaaaaatgttataaaaaatatcaacaTGCACATGGAAATTTAGGGGCGGGTGTTGGGTCGGATTTCtcggattttatttttttccggTCAGGTATCCGAAAAATTAGGTATTTCATTTACTACCAAAACCCGACTTGAAAATTCACCCCGACTTTTTCGGTACCCCAAATTTTAGGCGTAAGAACTAAATAtataaagacaaaaacttgtgtgagacggtctcacggatcgtattttgtgagacatatatcttatttgagtcatccatgaaaaaatattattttttatgctaagagtattactttttattataaatatcggtagggtcaacccgtctcacagataaatattcgtgagaccgtctaacaaGCGACCTACTCATAGATAAAAAACCTCCATTGCATGAAAACAACAAAATGCATATAATAAAAGTAGAGTACTAAATTTAAAGTGTTCATAACTCAATTGGAGTTGACTCGAATGCCAATACTGGGAAATTTGGGAAAtcaaatatttgcaataaataaataaaaaggagacaaaataaaagaaaactaAAACAAAAACGTATTACcttattatattataatcaTAAAACTCCAGAATACAAGCAGTTAAATTACGAGAACCTGACTAACAGAAGTCGCAAAACAAGTAGTCGAGGCAGTTATCCATACAGGTGTAGCAGCAAGAGCAACTGCAGGCAGCGTTACAAAACCCCAAATTCAAGATTTGATTCGTTTAAACAGCAGAAAcaagaagaagaggaagatatatatatatatatatatatatagacacacacacacacacacacacattaccAATCGTCGATGATTTTGTCTTGTTCATCTTTCTCCGGAGGATAGCTTATGCTGTTCGAGGTGTCGATCGATTGAACTTGCGGCGGATCCATTGTTTCTCCCTTCTCCGGATTCTGATGCGTGCACGGTGGGAATGGTGAGATTGAGTGGCTCCAAAAAGATGGCCTGATTTGTTAAATTACTTGCTTTTTTACTTGTGCTTGACCACTCATTGGTGAATTGGCAATGGCAcgtgaatttatttatttttaggaAATTTACATAATTTTAGGAGAATTATAATAATATTGGGGGGATTACTCGTATTTCTTTAAAtaatcttttttctttttctttttctttgtttAAAAAATTCACCATAGGAAAAAAATCTCTTTCTGACCATTTACGTTAACAATTGATTGTCAATGTTAAGTTTTTATTATTGCGACGGTAAAACAGTAATTTGATACATAAGTGGTAATCAATGATTAATATAACACGAATGTTAGATAATTTTTTCCGGAAGTGGTCCACTGGGAGTAGGGatgatcaattttttttttattacccGTCCGAACCTTATTGCACCGtacctttttttttaatatttttataagaacaacgattaaaaataataatcataaaccgcaCCGCATACGCGATTCGGTTATTTTTTGCCAATAACCGCACCAAACCACACCGTCTAAACCATTTGTCATAATATTTGGCTTAAGattataataatttgtaaatAACATATTCAATTAAAGAAATCATCATTTATTATATCTCAACTctgttaaaaattattattcctACAAAGAAAACATATCTTATCTTAATTATtcttcatattattattttattaaattatttatttattttacaacaATATTTCGTTTGAAGTctgaaagtaaaaaaaaaagatgaaatAGTGTAAATGTCATTTATGTTGTGAGTGTGTTGTGTTGTTAAACTATTAACTTAGTTTTGAAACTTGATTATTGTTTTAtctagttttattttttttgatttGAACTATATTTTATAGAAGAcactatattgttgttgttttaaaataaattaaaaaatatgtctaatattttcattaaaaaaattgtaaatcgACCGAAACCGCTTGATATCGCTCAAAACCGTCAGACTAATTCTACATATAAAACCgcgattatttttttaaaatcttaactTATCgcattttaatgtttttttaaaaaacggcAAAACCACACCAATAGAACTAAAAATTTAATTGACAATAACAATTAAATATATTGCTTGATATTTCGAAAGAGCATACATAAAAGTTTTAACTTTTTTATAATTCAATTAATAATGATTAGTTATAATTATGCTGGCTTTATTGGATTGGAATGCTCAGCATCGATGCAGATTTTGGCTCTCACTAACTTTAGAAGTACGACGAACACATAGAAAGTACAACTTTTTCCGTGACTTAGTTTATTGCAATTCTTGCACAACAAAAATCGTATGCTTGTATCTATCTACTTTGTTTTAAATAGGGATCAGATCACAAGGTACACTGTGATTGTTGTAAAACCCAAAAACCCTAAAGCGAGGACCAATAAAACTTGATTCATTTTAATTCCTATTTCTAACTTGCTTTCGTTTAAATTTACCGAACCATTTTGAATGACGTAAGTACAGGTGCATGCTTGTGTGAACCTCTCTTCAGAGAACCGAGACACCGCAGCTCCATAATCCCCAATG
The sequence above is a segment of the Primulina tabacum isolate GXHZ01 chromosome 6, ASM2559414v2, whole genome shotgun sequence genome. Coding sequences within it:
- the LOC142548266 gene encoding peroxidase 10-like, which gives rise to MSRSSSAFSAVLCLFLLLSAGYGQLDYKFYDTTCPNLTKIVRRGVWSAIANETRLAASILRLHFHDCFVNGCEGSILLDESIDFKGEKNASPNRNSVRGFEVIDAIKANVEKACPSTVSCSDILTLAARDAVSLAGGPFWFVPLGRRDGVTANETAANTDLPSPFESLGNITAKFISKGLDSKDVVVLSGGHSIGFAQCFTFKSRLFNFDGAGNPDPILDESLLTSLRSVCQNQDDSNSNLVPLDSATSSKFDNSYFKNLVNSSGILLSDQTLMSDNKTAALVLNYSKYPFIFFKDFGVSMTKMGNIGVLTGDDGEIRKNCRVVNK